From Paenibacillus polymyxa, the proteins below share one genomic window:
- a CDS encoding methyl-accepting chemotaxis protein encodes MKLATKLTWMMLIMFLLVGSSIGYFGYRTAYHQVDEAAGIELVGCANITTGLIDPADISGLASGDKSKLTAIEKRIGWIVAHKPIFKEAFIMSLDGKILAADANLKQRGYQAGDSFYFTDEDKEMITTMKHSAYSKVYTYEGTSLKTGYGPIYQDHDPTKPIVALMAINFDGSLIQERTLDIIVHPFIIGGSIFIVAILVAYLLIRHMVSPLTKLSASVNTITKGDLTHEPLLFKSKDEIGTLARDFNDMTMNLRNLITQVNDTSILVASSSQELSASAQATNRAGEHSVNVTIELTDGAHTQLQNLEESYKAVQDISRFISDIAGNADIARNKAVDNVQKAHLGRESMDSTTSQMGVVSESIGDLSSIINTLGSHSKEIENIVGTIASIAEETNLLSLNAAIEAARAGEEGRGFVVVADSVRKLAERSATSATQVSELISLIIAQMDKAGQTVKRSTDEMLQGKALIISAGRSFSEIEASVSDVSSQSEQISATVRDLALISEGLVQAIQNTVLVSNHTAKGAESLSASSEQQLVAMQEVESSAELLSSLAEKLQVLVENFKI; translated from the coding sequence ATGAAGCTCGCAACAAAATTAACCTGGATGATGCTCATCATGTTCCTCCTCGTAGGCTCCTCCATTGGATACTTCGGATATCGTACCGCTTACCATCAAGTGGATGAAGCTGCAGGGATCGAGCTGGTGGGCTGCGCCAATATTACGACAGGTCTTATAGATCCCGCGGATATATCGGGTCTGGCCAGTGGAGATAAGAGCAAACTTACTGCCATTGAAAAGCGAATTGGCTGGATCGTAGCACATAAGCCTATTTTTAAAGAGGCTTTCATCATGTCTTTAGATGGAAAAATTCTGGCCGCCGACGCCAACCTCAAGCAAAGAGGCTACCAAGCTGGCGATTCCTTCTATTTCACGGATGAAGACAAAGAAATGATAACTACGATGAAGCATTCAGCATATTCCAAGGTTTATACATATGAAGGAACCTCGCTTAAAACTGGTTATGGTCCCATTTACCAGGATCATGATCCCACCAAGCCCATTGTTGCACTGATGGCCATCAATTTTGACGGCTCATTAATTCAGGAACGGACGTTGGATATTATTGTTCATCCCTTTATTATTGGCGGTTCTATTTTTATCGTGGCTATCCTTGTTGCTTACCTGTTGATTCGCCATATGGTAAGTCCGCTTACCAAGCTGTCAGCCTCTGTGAATACCATTACCAAGGGCGATCTTACCCATGAACCACTTCTTTTCAAAAGCAAGGATGAAATCGGGACTCTGGCCCGCGACTTCAACGATATGACAATGAATTTACGCAACCTGATCACTCAGGTCAATGACACCTCTATACTGGTCGCTTCTTCCTCTCAGGAGTTGTCAGCCAGCGCACAGGCAACGAACCGTGCTGGGGAGCACAGCGTGAATGTTACGATTGAGCTAACAGATGGGGCGCATACCCAATTACAGAATCTAGAAGAAAGCTACAAAGCGGTTCAGGATATATCTCGCTTCATCAGCGATATTGCGGGCAATGCAGACATCGCAAGGAACAAGGCAGTCGATAATGTCCAGAAAGCGCATCTTGGTCGGGAATCGATGGATTCCACCACCTCCCAAATGGGAGTTGTGAGTGAAAGTATCGGCGATCTCTCAAGCATTATTAATACGCTTGGCAGCCACTCCAAGGAGATTGAGAACATTGTCGGCACCATCGCCAGTATTGCCGAGGAGACTAACTTACTATCTCTAAATGCAGCGATAGAAGCTGCCCGCGCTGGAGAAGAAGGCAGGGGCTTTGTCGTTGTCGCTGACTCTGTCCGCAAGTTGGCCGAACGTTCAGCCACATCCGCCACACAAGTTAGTGAGCTGATCAGTTTGATTATCGCCCAAATGGACAAGGCGGGACAAACTGTGAAGCGTTCCACGGACGAAATGCTGCAAGGGAAAGCGTTGATTATATCGGCCGGACGTTCCTTCTCCGAGATTGAAGCCTCCGTTTCTGATGTCTCTTCCCAAAGCGAGCAAATATCAGCTACAGTTCGGGATCTGGCACTGATCTCTGAAGGGCTCGTTCAAGCCATTCAGAATACCGTGCTCGTC